Proteins found in one Maridesulfovibrio sp. genomic segment:
- a CDS encoding amino acid ABC transporter ATP-binding protein, translating into MIEVQNIYKTFYVPHEVQALSNVSHTVDKGQVVVVIGPSGSGKSTFLRCLNRLEYADSGHIFIDGVDILSPKTNINKIREEVGMVFQSFNLFPHKTVLENLTIAQTVVRKRSKKEAGEVAMELLKKVGIHDKAGVYPTQLSGGQQQRVAIARSLAMGPKVLLFDEPTSALDPEMVGEVLDVMKTVAKEGMTMVVVTHEMGFAREVADEVIFMDQGMLIEKGDPEHFFKNPESDRTKAFLSQIL; encoded by the coding sequence ATGATTGAAGTACAAAATATATATAAAACTTTCTATGTCCCCCACGAAGTTCAGGCCCTTTCCAATGTTTCACACACGGTGGATAAAGGACAGGTTGTTGTTGTCATCGGCCCGTCCGGTTCCGGTAAATCTACTTTCCTGCGTTGTCTGAACAGGCTTGAATATGCTGATTCAGGACACATTTTCATCGACGGGGTAGATATTCTTTCACCGAAGACGAACATCAACAAAATCCGTGAAGAAGTAGGCATGGTCTTCCAGTCCTTCAACCTTTTCCCGCATAAAACAGTGCTGGAAAACCTGACCATTGCCCAGACAGTAGTACGCAAAAGATCCAAAAAAGAGGCCGGGGAAGTTGCCATGGAGCTGCTTAAGAAAGTAGGTATTCATGACAAAGCAGGGGTATACCCCACCCAGCTTTCAGGTGGACAGCAGCAACGTGTAGCCATTGCCCGTTCTCTGGCCATGGGCCCCAAGGTGCTGCTCTTCGACGAGCCGACTTCCGCCCTTGACCCTGAGATGGTCGGCGAAGTTCTGGATGTAATGAAGACAGTTGCCAAGGAAGGTATGACCATGGTCGTCGTCACCCATGAAATGGGTTTTGCCCGTGAAGTGGCAGACGAAGTCATATTTATGGATCAGGGCATGCTTATTGAAAAAGGCGATCCTGAACACTTCTTTAAGAATCCGGAATCCGATAGAACGAAAGCGTTCCTGAGCCAGATTCTATAA
- a CDS encoding PilZ domain-containing protein, with the protein MEKIRILLVAAPGENRGAYLRALRDFKIDCDVAESLHDVVVNHNKIKYSGFLIDIPTLLRSSAADKAEAALLSDNFPVMRISNNSNEGIRCIPTGKFSGHGSTLKDFFQESCLNFTARSLRGTKRANKVLNVLLNRDISARNSYMEKSVALNFSAEGSFLFSVSKWRKGDTLWIAIMELDDKAPVKAEVQWVVPWGLKSQMPGIGVQFLTLSEGQADQIEALIHDKRV; encoded by the coding sequence GTGGAAAAAATACGGATATTACTGGTTGCCGCTCCCGGTGAGAACAGGGGAGCCTACCTTAGGGCATTGCGAGATTTTAAAATCGATTGTGATGTTGCCGAATCGCTCCACGATGTGGTTGTTAATCATAACAAGATTAAATACAGCGGATTTCTTATTGATATTCCAACTCTTTTGAGGTCGTCAGCGGCGGATAAGGCTGAAGCCGCTCTTTTGAGTGATAATTTCCCGGTTATGCGTATAAGCAATAATTCAAATGAAGGAATCCGTTGCATTCCCACCGGTAAGTTTTCCGGTCATGGAAGCACCTTGAAAGATTTTTTTCAAGAAAGCTGCTTGAACTTTACAGCAAGGTCTTTACGTGGCACCAAAAGGGCGAACAAGGTGTTGAACGTTTTGCTGAACCGGGATATTTCAGCCAGGAACAGCTATATGGAAAAAAGCGTGGCTTTGAATTTTTCCGCAGAAGGAAGCTTTTTGTTTTCTGTTTCCAAATGGAGAAAAGGGGATACCCTCTGGATTGCCATTATGGAGCTGGATGACAAAGCACCGGTTAAAGCTGAAGTTCAATGGGTAGTACCCTGGGGATTGAAGTCACAGATGCCTGGCATCGGGGTTCAGTTTTTAACCTTGTCTGAAGGACAGGCGGATCAGATTGAAGCGTTAATTCATGATAAGAGGGTGTAG
- a CDS encoding tRNA (cytidine(34)-2'-O)-methyltransferase: MTQEIFTNPFSIVLFEPEIPPNTGNIARLCAGTDTHLHLIEPLGFSISDKHLKRAGLDYWPKVKLSVWKNWQEYKENAKPRRLVTTSAKRGSHLFDFKFMPGDHIVLGPETRGLPEWMFANFEHAVNIPTTDNVRSLNLSTSAGIILYQALSCLDTKVVFK, encoded by the coding sequence ATGACACAGGAAATCTTCACGAATCCGTTCAGCATAGTTCTATTTGAGCCCGAAATTCCACCGAATACCGGGAATATAGCCCGCCTTTGCGCCGGCACCGATACCCATCTTCACTTAATTGAGCCGCTGGGTTTTTCCATTTCAGACAAGCATCTCAAACGGGCAGGTCTTGATTACTGGCCCAAAGTGAAACTCTCTGTATGGAAGAACTGGCAGGAGTATAAAGAGAACGCTAAACCCCGCAGACTGGTCACAACCAGCGCCAAGCGGGGCAGCCATCTTTTTGACTTCAAATTCATGCCCGGCGACCATATCGTACTCGGACCGGAGACACGCGGTCTACCCGAATGGATGTTCGCTAATTTTGAACATGCGGTAAATATCCCCACCACGGATAATGTGCGCAGCTTGAACCTTTCCACTTCAGCTGGAATAATACTCTATCAGGCATTATCCTGCCTTGATACAAAGGTTGTATTCAAATAA
- a CDS encoding amino acid ABC transporter permease, with amino-acid sequence MSGTSMRAPGKGRNYEIFWKTVFYIGLFTAIFGLYWATQQVDYVWRWERIPNYFYYQDEIDITSNIEGNVTSIKQQGDNAIVVVRGENNESERFEVPADSLNVYEDDTVFAGDTIGTEKEWKLGVILEGLLVTLKVSAIAIVFGIMFGLFTGLARISQNPALRLSAITYIELIRGTPLLVQIFIWYFVLGTLVNNMLARYDISQIPPLWFGIASLAIFAGAYVAEIVRAGIQSVHRGQMEAARSLGMSKYYAMKHIILPQAFRRILPPLAGQFISMIKDSSLLGVIAIRELTKGTREAVSTSLQPFELWFLCALLYLLLTFAFSMFVQYLEKKMVQR; translated from the coding sequence ATGAGTGGAACATCAATGAGAGCTCCCGGCAAAGGCCGGAACTACGAAATTTTCTGGAAGACAGTATTTTATATCGGTCTGTTCACCGCCATATTCGGTCTCTATTGGGCAACACAGCAGGTCGACTATGTCTGGCGTTGGGAGCGGATTCCTAACTACTTCTACTATCAGGATGAAATAGATATAACATCCAATATTGAAGGAAATGTTACTTCCATCAAACAACAGGGTGACAATGCAATTGTCGTAGTTAGAGGCGAAAATAACGAATCAGAACGTTTTGAAGTCCCGGCTGACAGTCTGAACGTCTATGAAGACGACACTGTTTTCGCCGGTGATACCATAGGAACTGAAAAAGAATGGAAGCTGGGGGTTATTCTCGAAGGCCTGCTTGTAACCCTTAAAGTCAGCGCCATCGCCATCGTCTTCGGCATCATGTTCGGACTTTTCACCGGACTGGCCCGAATATCACAAAACCCGGCTCTGCGGCTTTCCGCCATAACATATATCGAATTGATCAGGGGTACGCCGCTACTGGTACAGATATTCATCTGGTACTTTGTACTGGGGACATTGGTCAATAATATGCTTGCGAGATACGATATTTCGCAGATTCCACCACTCTGGTTCGGCATCGCCTCCCTGGCTATTTTCGCAGGTGCTTACGTTGCGGAAATTGTCCGTGCGGGCATTCAATCAGTACACCGCGGCCAGATGGAAGCAGCCCGCTCACTTGGTATGTCAAAATACTATGCCATGAAGCACATCATACTTCCGCAGGCTTTCAGAAGAATCCTTCCCCCGCTGGCAGGACAGTTCATCAGTATGATTAAAGACTCATCACTGCTCGGCGTAATCGCCATACGAGAACTGACCAAAGGCACAAGGGAAGCTGTTTCAACAAGTCTGCAGCCATTTGAGCTGTGGTTTTTATGCGCCCTGCTCTACCTGCTGCTGACCTTTGCCTTCTCCATGTTTGTCCAGTACCTTGAAAAGAAAATGGTGCAGAGATAA
- a CDS encoding transporter substrate-binding domain-containing protein — protein MKRICMMLIMVLALSFAATANASDIELARKSTLNSILKSGELRCGIASGYIPFQMTDKKGRIVGFEIDLAREMAKAMGVKFVPVNMEFDGIIPALLTNKIDVITAGMTVNQERNLQINFANPFMVVGQTVLLNKNLAGKVKSYKDLNDPQYTIVSKLGTTGEQAAKRFLPKAKYKSFDLETDAALEVLNGKAAAMIYDLPFNAIFMADQGKDRLIFLDKPFTYEPLGWGLRKGDPDFLNFLNNFLTQIKNDGRYDKLYHKWFESTAWRKKIQ, from the coding sequence ATGAAAAGAATTTGCATGATGCTGATCATGGTGCTGGCGCTAAGCTTTGCAGCCACCGCCAATGCATCCGACATTGAACTGGCCCGGAAATCCACCCTCAACTCCATCTTGAAAAGCGGTGAACTGCGTTGCGGTATCGCTTCCGGATATATTCCTTTCCAGATGACTGACAAAAAAGGTCGTATCGTCGGCTTTGAAATCGACCTCGCACGCGAAATGGCTAAAGCCATGGGTGTAAAGTTCGTGCCCGTTAATATGGAATTCGACGGCATCATCCCTGCGCTTCTCACCAACAAAATTGACGTTATCACTGCCGGTATGACCGTCAATCAGGAGCGCAACCTTCAGATCAACTTCGCCAATCCTTTCATGGTTGTGGGACAGACCGTTCTGCTTAATAAAAATCTCGCAGGCAAAGTCAAGTCTTACAAAGACCTGAACGACCCCCAGTACACCATTGTTTCCAAGCTCGGAACCACCGGTGAACAGGCTGCTAAACGCTTTCTTCCCAAGGCCAAGTATAAATCCTTTGACCTTGAAACCGACGCCGCCCTTGAAGTTCTCAACGGAAAGGCAGCAGCTATGATTTACGACCTGCCCTTCAATGCTATCTTCATGGCTGACCAGGGTAAGGATAGACTTATTTTCCTCGACAAGCCCTTCACCTACGAGCCTCTGGGCTGGGGTCTCCGCAAGGGTGATCCAGACTTCCTGAACTTCCTGAACAACTTCCTGACCCAGATCAAGAACGACGGACGTTACGACAAGCTTTACCACAAGTGGTTTGAAAGCACCGCTTGGCGTAAAAAAATTCAGTAG
- a CDS encoding amino acid ABC transporter permease, with translation MKEKKIKIEVTDGASIPDSSDKSLLSAWWVSFIGAVGIIAYLIIAKPDPYKDILLFIPDGILVTFEVTICSIFGALVLGLFTGLGRISSNKILNLIASTYVEVVRGIPLLVQLFYIYYAMGRVLQVPDMLSAIIAMSVCYGAYMGEVFRAGIESIDEGQTEAARSLGFNKRETMFLVILPQAWRTILPPVGNEFIALLKDSSLVSILAVSDILRRGREFAAQSFQYFETYTMIALVYLVITLILSRAVSRMEERLNHYDR, from the coding sequence ATGAAAGAAAAAAAAATTAAGATTGAGGTTACGGATGGGGCCAGCATTCCCGACAGTAGTGATAAGAGTCTGCTGAGTGCTTGGTGGGTTTCCTTTATTGGTGCGGTCGGGATCATCGCCTATCTGATTATTGCAAAACCTGATCCTTATAAAGATATTCTGCTTTTCATTCCCGACGGTATTCTGGTTACTTTCGAGGTAACCATCTGTTCCATTTTCGGGGCATTGGTCCTTGGGCTTTTTACCGGGCTGGGCAGAATCTCCAGCAATAAGATTTTGAACCTTATCGCTTCCACATATGTTGAAGTGGTCAGGGGGATTCCTCTGCTGGTACAGCTTTTTTACATTTATTACGCTATGGGCCGGGTGCTGCAAGTCCCGGACATGCTGTCTGCAATTATCGCCATGAGTGTTTGCTACGGCGCTTATATGGGCGAAGTTTTCCGCGCCGGAATTGAATCTATTGATGAAGGGCAGACCGAGGCTGCAAGATCGCTCGGTTTTAATAAACGGGAGACCATGTTTCTGGTTATCCTTCCGCAGGCATGGCGGACCATCCTGCCTCCGGTCGGTAACGAATTTATCGCTCTGCTAAAGGACTCTTCACTTGTTTCCATTCTGGCAGTATCCGATATCCTCAGGCGTGGCCGTGAATTTGCTGCGCAGAGTTTTCAGTATTTTGAAACATATACAATGATCGCGCTTGTTTATCTGGTGATTACTTTGATCCTTTCAAGAGCGGTTAGCCGGATGGAAGAGAGGTTGAATCATTATGACCGCTAA
- a CDS encoding histidine kinase dimerization/phosphoacceptor domain -containing protein, producing the protein MDEIPKILTIDDDESVRLSIAHYLEDSGYEVLQAGNGYEGLKIFREQKPDVILLDLRMPEMDGLSVLKQLGQESPQTPVVVVSGTGSFEDVIATVRLGSWDYIPKPITNLNDLEDAINRTRARARLMVENERYKEELENKIRERTEELQLMNKILSEEISARKKSEAIVRASLTEKEVMLKEIHHRVKNNLQVISSLLSLQSGYTEDEEAANLLRECQHRVRSMSMLHEKLYRSEDLSRIDMSEYAVTLIKFLLRSYSVDSKIRPTYDIKDIHMGIDSAIPCGLIINELVSNALTHAFDQDEDGELKISMFMENGFIKLIVSDNGRGLPEDFNINESRTLGMTLVETLAQQLRGNVHFYNDNGAIFQISFPS; encoded by the coding sequence ATGGATGAAATTCCAAAAATTCTGACCATTGATGATGATGAAAGTGTCAGACTTTCCATTGCCCACTACCTTGAAGACAGCGGCTACGAAGTACTTCAAGCCGGAAACGGTTATGAAGGTCTAAAAATATTCAGAGAACAAAAGCCTGATGTAATTCTGCTCGACCTGCGCATGCCGGAGATGGACGGCCTCTCCGTTCTTAAACAATTAGGACAGGAATCGCCTCAGACCCCTGTTGTGGTTGTCTCCGGGACAGGATCATTTGAAGATGTGATAGCCACTGTGCGCTTGGGATCATGGGATTACATCCCTAAACCCATCACCAACCTTAATGATCTGGAAGACGCCATCAACCGAACCCGCGCCAGAGCCCGGCTGATGGTTGAAAATGAAAGATACAAGGAAGAACTGGAAAACAAAATACGTGAAAGGACCGAAGAACTGCAATTAATGAATAAAATCCTTTCCGAAGAAATTTCAGCACGCAAGAAATCAGAAGCTATAGTCCGCGCGTCTTTAACAGAAAAAGAGGTCATGCTTAAAGAAATTCACCATCGGGTGAAAAACAATTTACAGGTGATTTCAAGCCTGCTCAGTCTGCAAAGCGGCTACACCGAAGACGAAGAAGCCGCAAACCTGCTCAGGGAATGTCAGCACAGAGTGCGCTCCATGTCCATGCTGCATGAAAAGCTATACCGGTCCGAGGATCTCTCGCGCATCGATATGAGTGAGTACGCGGTAACATTGATTAAATTCCTGCTTCGTTCCTATTCTGTGGATTCTAAAATCAGGCCGACATACGACATTAAAGATATCCATATGGGAATAGATTCCGCCATCCCCTGCGGTCTGATAATTAACGAACTTGTTTCAAACGCACTGACCCACGCTTTCGATCAGGATGAAGACGGCGAGCTCAAGATATCCATGTTTATGGAAAACGGCTTCATCAAACTCATTGTATCCGATAACGGGCGCGGATTGCCTGAAGACTTCAATATAAATGAATCAAGAACCCTGGGCATGACTCTTGTGGAAACACTTGCCCAGCAACTAAGGGGGAATGTTCATTTTTATAACGACAACGGGGCGATATTTCAAATCAGCTTCCCAAGCTAA
- a CDS encoding basic amino acid ABC transporter substrate-binding protein, with the protein MLKKLLVFLMLAMLVACSSEDGTKKADAPKEAAAKKVISVASDCTWPPMEFVNKDKQIVGFSVDLMRAAADAGGYEVDIKNVAWDGIFAGLAAGKYDCICSSVTINEKRKKSMDFSTPYFEVKQAVVTNKDSDAKSLADFKGKPVGAQIGTTGYFAIKGIDGALAKSYDEIGLAMEDLYNGRIVAVVCDDPIAADFALQQEEYSKKLKIAFTVKSDKPEYLGVAVNKNNKEVLDLINKGLAAVKKDGTYDKIKAKWFGSN; encoded by the coding sequence ATGTTGAAAAAACTTCTCGTATTTTTGATGCTTGCCATGCTTGTTGCCTGTTCTTCTGAAGACGGAACCAAGAAGGCGGATGCCCCGAAGGAAGCTGCTGCTAAAAAAGTAATTTCTGTTGCTTCAGACTGCACATGGCCTCCCATGGAATTTGTTAACAAAGACAAACAGATTGTCGGTTTTTCCGTTGACCTCATGCGTGCTGCTGCTGACGCAGGCGGTTACGAAGTAGACATCAAGAACGTAGCCTGGGACGGCATTTTCGCAGGTCTCGCAGCCGGTAAATATGACTGCATCTGCTCTTCTGTTACAATTAATGAAAAACGCAAGAAGAGCATGGATTTTTCAACTCCATATTTTGAAGTTAAGCAGGCCGTTGTTACCAACAAAGATTCCGATGCAAAATCTCTTGCTGATTTCAAAGGCAAGCCTGTGGGCGCTCAGATCGGTACTACCGGTTACTTTGCAATCAAAGGTATCGATGGAGCTCTTGCCAAGTCTTATGATGAAATCGGTCTCGCTATGGAAGATCTTTACAATGGCCGTATCGTTGCTGTTGTTTGTGATGATCCCATCGCAGCCGACTTTGCCCTGCAGCAGGAAGAATACTCCAAAAAGCTCAAAATTGCTTTTACTGTAAAGAGCGACAAACCTGAATACCTCGGCGTTGCTGTTAACAAGAATAATAAAGAAGTTCTTGACCTCATCAACAAAGGTCTGGCCGCAGTTAAGAAAGACGGCACTTACGATAAAATCAAGGCTAAATGGTTTGGTAGCAATTAA
- a CDS encoding STAS domain-containing protein, which translates to MEISFKQIDEITVVKIDSTELNHVVSHDFQRQINPIFEEKHFNVALDMTKVDFMDSMGIGTLITLRNKLMKEKGTVAMFNISDRVKKIIDIAALHKIFDLYGTEEEAVNGLKEKMLA; encoded by the coding sequence ATGGAAATCAGCTTTAAACAGATAGATGAAATCACTGTTGTTAAAATTGACTCTACGGAATTGAATCACGTTGTAAGCCACGACTTTCAACGTCAGATCAATCCCATCTTTGAAGAAAAACACTTCAACGTAGCACTCGATATGACAAAGGTCGACTTTATGGACAGCATGGGTATAGGAACCCTGATCACCCTGAGAAACAAGCTGATGAAAGAAAAAGGCACTGTCGCCATGTTTAATATCAGCGATCGCGTCAAAAAAATTATCGATATCGCCGCGCTGCACAAGATTTTTGATCTTTACGGAACAGAAGAAGAAGCGGTTAATGGTCTGAAAGAAAAAATGCTGGCCTAA
- a CDS encoding Rid family detoxifying hydrolase gives MIVTTVNTENAPAAIGPYSQATIYNSQAFVSGQLGLIPASGDFASDKVEDQARQALENLKAILDACGSSLNKVISVDVFLTDMNDFAKVNNVYSEFFSSHKPARAAVEVSALPKGGLVEIKCIAAI, from the coding sequence ATGATCGTTACTACCGTTAATACCGAGAACGCACCTGCCGCAATAGGTCCCTATTCACAGGCCACCATCTACAATTCACAGGCATTTGTCAGCGGACAGCTCGGACTTATCCCGGCCTCAGGCGACTTTGCCTCCGATAAAGTAGAAGATCAGGCCCGTCAGGCCCTTGAAAACCTCAAAGCCATCCTCGATGCCTGCGGAAGCTCACTTAATAAAGTCATAAGTGTTGATGTTTTTCTCACAGATATGAATGATTTCGCCAAGGTAAACAATGTATACTCAGAATTCTTTTCAAGCCATAAACCGGCTCGGGCCGCAGTGGAAGTAAGTGCGTTACCTAAAGGCGGCCTTGTTGAAATCAAATGCATCGCTGCCATTTAG